A single genomic interval of Musa acuminata AAA Group cultivar baxijiao chromosome BXJ3-4, Cavendish_Baxijiao_AAA, whole genome shotgun sequence harbors:
- the LOC135636568 gene encoding cinnamoyl-CoA reductase 2-like: protein MEAAGEKRRRVCVTGAGGYLASWLVKLLLSRGYVVHGTVRDPGDPKNAHLKNLDSAAENLQLFKADMLDYNSIVSAIAGCEGVFHVASPVPSKKASNPEVEVIAPAVTGTLNVLKACSEAKVKRVVVVSSVVAVSMSPNWPKGKIRDENCWSDEEYCRKSENWYYLSKTLAEREALDFAEKNRLDVVTVCPSFIIGPLLQSTINASSLVLINLLKGVRPTVENKVLSIVDVRDVADALLLVYEEPNASGRHICAPHRVKMHDLVDILKSVYPHYKYPEIFTEVEEDSEIRSAKLNNLGWKCRTLQESLTDTIECHRAAGLLDRV, encoded by the exons ATGGAGGCGGCgggggagaagaggaggagggtgTGCGTGACTGGCGCCGGAGGTTACCTGGCCTCGTGGCTGGTGAAGCTTCTCCTCAGCCGGGGCTACGTTGTTCATGGCACTGTAAGGGACCCAG GTGATCCAAAAAATGCCCACCTGAAGAATCTGGACAGTGCTGCTGAAAACCTGCAATTATTCAAAGCAGACATGCTAGACTACAATTCTATAGTATCTGCAATTGCTGGATGTGAAGGAGTTTTTCATGTTGCTAGCCCTGTTCCTTCAAAGAAAGCGTCCAATCCAGAG GTGGAGGTCATTGCTCCTGCTGTTACAGGCACTTTGAATGTACTAAAGGCATGTTCTGAGGCTAAAGTTAAGCGAGTGGTAGTGGTATCATCAGTTGTTGCTGTCTCAATGAGTCCCAATTGGCCAAAGGGTAAGATTAGGGATGAGAATTGTTGGTCAGATGAGGAATATTGTCGGAAATCAGAG AATTGGTACTACCTTTCAAAAACACTGGCAGAACGAGAGGCATTGGACTTTGCTGAGAAGAACAGACTTGATGTTGTCACTGTCTGCCCATCTTTCATTATAGGGCCATTGCTCCAATCCACCATCAATGCTAGCAGCTTAGTTCTCATAAATCTTTTAAAAG GTGTCCGTCCGACTGTGGAGAATAAAGTTCTATCCATTGTGGATGTTCGAGATGTAGCTGATGCTCTGCTGCTGGTGTATGAGGAACCGAATGCATCAGGACGGCACATTTGTGCACCTCATCGGGTGAAAATGCATGACTTAGTGGACATACTGAAGAGCGTATATCCTCACTACAAATATCCTGAAAT TTTTACTGAGGTGGAGGAGGATTCCGAAATTCGTTCGGCGAAGTTGAACAACTTGGGATGGAAATGCAGGACTCTGCAGGAGAGCCTCACCGACACCATTGAATGCCACCGAGCTGCAGGTCTTCTGGACAGGGTGTAA